The region AAGTCGAACGCTGCCGGAAAGGTGCTCTTGCAAAATTCGATGTAACGTCCGGCTGCGTCGTCAAGGCGCCGTGCCTTGCCGAGTTGCTCGGAGGCCGCGCATGCGAGCGGCAGATCAAGTTGCTCTTCGATCTGCGATTCCACTTCGTCGGGCAGCTTGTTGCCGTCGGCGGAGAAGAATTTGATGCCGTTGTCGTAGTACGGGTTGTGCGACGCGCTGATCACGACGCCCGCGGCGAGCCGCAGCGCGCGCGTCAGATAGGCAATGCCAGGGGTCGGCATCGGCCCGGCCAGCATGACGTCGACGCCGGCCGCGGAAAAACCCGCTTCGAGCGCGGCCTCGAGCATGTAGCCCGACACCCGCGTGTCTTTACCGATCAGCACGGTGGGCCGTGCGCCCGACCTCGCCCAGCGGTCCGCGCCCGCGAGCACTTTGCCGGCAGCGTAGCCGAGCCGCAATACAAACTCAGGCGTAATAGGCCCTTCGCCAACCTTGCCCCGAATCCCGTCCGTTCCGAAATAACGACGTGCCATCTTTTATGTTCCTCCTTCGCTTTTGGGTTCAGCCACGCGCGCGGCCGTGGTTCGCCGCGTCGCGCATGGCCGCCCATACTTTCAATGCATCTACAGTTTGCGCGACATCGTGCACGCGCAGAATTGCCGCACCACGCTCGGCGGCACACACCGCTGCGGCGATGCTGCCCGCGACGCGCTCCGGCGCCGGGCGTCCGACGACCGCGCCGACCATCGACTTGCGCGACATGCCGGCGAGAATGGGGTACGGCGGCTCGGCCCGCGGCGCCGTGTCCGGCAGGTGCGCGAGCAGCGCGTAATTGTCTTCGACCACCGCCTTGCCAAAGCCAAAGCCCGGATCCACGCTGATCCGCGCACGGGCAATGCCCGCCTGCTGCAGCGCCGCCACCCGTTCTTCGAGAAACTGCCGAACCTCGCCCACCACGTCTTGATAGTCCGGCTCACGAAGTTGCATGGTCTGCGGCTCTCCGAACATATGCATCACGCACAAACCGCATTCGCTGTCGCGCACCGCGTCAACCGCACCGGGCATCCGGAAGCCCCAGATATCGTTGATCAGGTCGGCACCCGCGGCCAGCGCCCGGCGCATCACTTCCGGCTTGTACGTATCGATCGACAGCGGCACATTCGCGCCGCGCAGTTGTTCGATCAGCGGGATCACCCGTTCCAGTTCTTCGTCGAGCGGCACGGGCGGCGCTCCCGGGCGGGTCGACTCGCCACCGATGTCGATGATGTCCGCGCCGTCGAGCAGCATCAGTTCGGCCTGGCGCAGCGCATCGCCGCGCATCGCGTACTTGCCGCCGTCCGAAAAAGAATCGGGGGTGACGTTCAGGATGCCCATGACCAACGGGCGTTCAAAGGTCAGCTTGAAGCGGCCGCATTGCAGCGGTTCGGGGATGGGGAGAGAAGGAAATTCGACTTTCGACACGTAGTGGTCAATCACATAAAACGGATAAATGCAAAACGGGCCGGTGTGAAACACACCGGCCCGCACTTTCTACTGGTCGCCTATCAGGCCGGCGCGGTCGCGCTGCCTGGCTTGACCTCGGTGCCCGGGCTGCCGCCCGATGAGGCGTCGCTCGCTGACGGCGGCGAACTCTTCGGCGAACGCGGCGGACGGCCTGCCATGATGTCGTTGATCTGATCGGCGTCGATCGTTTCCCACTCCATCAGTGCGGCGGTCATCGCTTCGACCTTGTCGCGGTTTTCATCCAACAGGCGCTTGGCGAGATTGTACTGCTCGTCCAGCACGCGGCGGATTTCCGCGTCGACCTTCTGCTGCGTCGCTTCCGAAATGGTGCGCGTGAAACCACGGCCAAACGGCGTTGCGTCGTTTTCGTCGTCGACGTAGACCATCGGCCCGAGTGCGTCCGTCATACCGAAGCGAGCCACCATGGCGCGGGCCGTAGCCGTTGCCTTGTTGAAGTCGTCCGATGCGCCGGTGCTGATCAGGTTCAGGAACAACTCTTCCGCGACGCGGCCACCGAACAGGATCGCGAGGCGGTCCAGCAGGTAGTCTTTCGAATACGTTTCGTTGTCATGCTCCGGCAACTGCCACGTGACGCCCAGCGCACGGCCGCGCGGGATGATCGTGACCTTGTGCACCGGATCGGCCTTCGGCAACAGCTTGGCGATAACCGCGTGACCCGACTCGTGATACGCCGTAGCACGCTTCGATTCTTCGCGAATCACGGCCGACTTGCGCTCCGGACCCATGAAGATCTTGTCCTTCGCGTCTTCGAAGTCGGTCATTTCGACGATGCGCTTGCCACGGCGAGCCGCGAACAGCGCTGCTTCGTTGACCAGGTTCGCCAGATCGGCGCCCGAGAAGCCCGGCGTGCCGCGCGCGATCACCGCTGCGTCGACGTCGTTCGAAATCGGCACCTTGCGCAGGTGGACCTTCATGATGTGCTCGCGACCGCGGATGTCCGGCAGACCCACGTACACCTGACGGTCGAAACGGCCCGGACGCAGCAGCGCCTTGTCCAGCACGTCCGAACGGTTCGTGGCAGCGATCACGATCACACCCGAGTTCGCTTCGAAGCCGTCCATCTCGACCAGCATCTGGTTCAAGGTCTGTTCGCGTTCGTCGTTACCGCCGCCCATGCCGGCGCCGCGATGACGGCCAACCGCGTCGATTTCGTCGATGAACACGATACACGGTGCATGCTTCTTGGCCTGCTCGAACATGTCGCGCACACGCGCCGCACCGACACCGACGAACATTTCGACGAAGTCCGAACCCGAGATGCTGAAGAACGGCACCTTCGCTTCACCGGCGATAGCGCGCGCGAGCAACGTCTTACCGGTTCCCGGCGGCCCGACCAGCAGCACGCCACGCGGAATGCGCCCTCCCAGCTTCTGGAACTTCTGCGGATCGCGCAGGAAGTCGACCAGTTCGGAGACTTCTTCCTTGGCTTCGTCGCAACCGGCGACGTCGGTGAAATTGATTGCGTTGTTGTTTTCGTCGATCAGACGCGCACGGGATTTACCGAACGAGAACGCACCGCCTTTCCCGCCCCCCTGCATCTGTCGCATCATGTAGAACCAGAAGCCGATGATCAGGATCGTCGGTCCGAGGTAGTACAGCGCGGACACCAGCGCATTCGGTTCGTCATCAGCCTTGCCGCTCACCTGAACGCCATACTTCATCAGATCGCCGACCATCCAGATGTCGCCGGGCGACACGATCTGGTACTTCTGGCCGTCTGCTGGAGTGACCGTGAGGTTCCGCCCCTGGACAATGACGTTCTTGACTTTGCCGTTCTTCGCGTCGTCCATGAACTGCGAATAGGAAACGCCTTCCTGGACACGGGGCTTGTCGAACTGCTTGAACACCGTAAACAGCACCAGTGCGATAACCAGCCACACTGCTGCCTTCGAAAACATATTGTTGTTCAAAGCACCACTCCTTCACTTAGACGGGCGCCTACATTTGCCTTGCGGCACCACGAAAGCATTCTAATCCAGTCCGCAGACCCCTGCCATAAGGTTTCACTACCACAGAAATAGCGTAGCGGACCATCGGAGCGCCAATTTCCGGCGCCATGGGCACCTTATCGGCAGATGCGGGACCTTCCTGCAGCGCGCCTATGCGGGCCGCTTGAGATGCTTACCCAAAATAAATGTTTCTGACGACTTGTCCCGCGAGGCTTTCGGCTTGCGGGCCGCCACCACCTTGAACTGGCGCTTGAACTTTTCGACAATCTGGCTATAACCGCTGCCATGAAAACATTTGACTAAAAGGGCGCCATCCGGCTTCAGGTGGTTTTGCGCGAATTCCATCGCGATATCGCACAGATGCTCGATTCGCGCGGCATCCGCCACCGCCACTCCCGACAGGTTGGGCGCCATATCCGAAATTACAAGATCAACCTGGCGCTCCCCGACCAATTCTTCCAATTGGTGGAGAACCGAGTCTTCGCGGAAGTCGCCCTGAATGAAATGGACGTCGGCGATCGGCTCCATCGGCAGTATGTCCAGCGCGATGATCGTGCCGTCGATGCCGCCCTCACGCTCGGCGTCGCGCTGCGACCCCTTGGCGAGCTTGTTGCGGGCGTACTGGCTCCAGCTGCCCGGCACCGAGCCGAGGTCGACGATCACCTGGCCTGGCCGGATCAGCTTGTCCTGCTCGTCGATTTCCTTCAGCTTGTAGGCTGCGCGGGCGCGATAGCCCTCCCGCTGCGCCATTTTGACGTACGGGTCGTTGATGTGATCATGCAACCACGCCGTGTTGAACTTGTTTTTTGCCATTAAAGGTGAACTCTTGCTGCGAAATGTGGCGCTTTAGGGGATAATACGCGGTTAATTCGCGCGGCCACCGCCAAAACTGGCAGTCATCCGCGATTCTGTTGTTCTGACGCGCCGCCCTGCGCTATTGGCCGAATCTCTCGGAAATGCAGGTGCCGCCATTTTAGTCGAGTCTCCCACTTTCCATGCCAGCCCTTAAAGTCTCTTCCGATCAACGCGCCGAATTGCGCTCCCAGGCACATGCGCTCAAACCGGTCGTGCTCGTCGGCGCCGAAGGCTTGACCGACGCTGTGCTGTCGGAGATCAAGGTCCACCTTGGCGCACATCAACTGATCAAAATCCGCGTGTTCGGCGACGAACGCGAAGAGCGCATCGCCATCTACGAACAGATCTGCGACACGCTGAACGCTGCGCCGATCCAGCATATCGGCAAGCTGCTGGTGATCTGGAAGCCGGAAGCCGCGGCACAACCCGCGGTGAAGGCCAAGCGCGGCGCCCTGCCGAGCGCCCGCGAAGCGGCTGTCGAAGCCAAACCGGGTAAAGGCCGCGCACCGCGCGTGGTCACGGTGGTGAAGCCCAGCGAAATTCCGATGCGCAAGCCGAAAGCAAAAGCGGTCGTGGTGCGCGGCAATGAACGCGTCACGCAAGGCGGCAACATCAAGCGCGCCAAGAAGCGCCAGACCAGCGCGAAGCGCGCGCATCAGTCGTCGAAGTAAGCGAATGATGGAGGGTGCGGGCGGTGTCCGCACCTTGATGTGAACTGCTCGGGCCGCCTGGTTAGCCCTGCCAGGGCAACTCTACAGGCAAACCAGCTTGAGCAAGCTGTAACCGCACCACTCAACTGGTTACTTTCCCCGCAGCGCTACGAGCGCCCTGCTCCGCTGTCAAGACGCCGACGCTCTCCGGTAGCTTCCACACCAGCGCCACGCCCAGCAGGCTTTCGATCAGGTAAAATAAACTCGACACGCCGTGCAGGATGCCGAAGCGTGCCGCATAAGCCGAATGCCCGACATCGCTGCCCGCTTCCAGCGCGGCAATCCGCATTGCATTCATGAACGGCTGCAACGCAAAGTACCCCACCAGCACGCACACCAGCATACCCGCGATCAACCAGCGCAAACGACGATAAGCTTCGCTGCCGCGACGAACCAGCACGTTCGCCAGAACCAGCAGCAAAATGCCGCACACCGCGCCAAGCACGCCCTCGATGCGAAACAGCTGCGCCGCCACGGCGCCCGCCGTCATCCGGTCGAGCGATGTGAAGAGCACCGGCGCGACGGCATAGCCGATAGTCAGCAAACTACCGACCCACACCACCGTCAGCAGACGGAACAGTCGATGCGGCATCAAGGACACCGGCGCCGCCTTCAAACGTAACTAACCGCGATGATTTCGTACTCGCGCACGCCGCCCGGCGCCTGCACCGACGCAACGTCGCCTTCCGACTTGCCGATCAATGCGCGCGCGATCGGCGAGCTGATCGAGATCAGACCGTGATCGATGTCCGCTTCGTCGTCGCCGACGATCTGATATTTGACAGACGCACCTGAATCCAGGTCTTCCAATTCGACGGTCGCGCCGAACACCACGCGGCCGTCCGCTTCCACCGCCGCCGGGTCGATCACCTGCGCGCCGGCCAGCTTCGATTCGATTTCGGCAATACGGCCTTCGATGAAGCCCTGCTTTTCCTTCGCCGCGTCGTATTCCGCGTTCTCCGACAGATCGCCCTGGGCACGCGCTTCCGCGATCGAATTGATCACCGAGGGACGCTCAACCGATTTCAGGCGCTGCAATTCATCGCGCAACATTTCCGCGCCGCGCTTCGTCAATGGAACAGTGCTCATAAACAACTCTATGCAAAAAACAGCCGTAAAAAAAATCACCGCGGTTAAGTGCATTTCGCGAGGGCCAGAGCACCGGGGGAAACCCGGTGCCCAAAGCACCTGCGAAACGCCGCTTAACCGCGGCACTTACATCTTGGACAGGTATTCGAAGCCTTAGTTTAGGCGAGCGTGAAGACCTTGTAAATCATAGACTTCCAGGTCCTTCAAATAGCGCAAACCTTCCACCGCGGCCCGTGCGCCGGACATCGTCGTGTAGTACGTGACCTTGTTCGCCTGCGCGCTCATGCGGATCGAGCGCGAGTCGGCGATCGCCGCACGGGTTTCGTCGACGGTCGTGAAGACCAGCGCGATTTCGCCGTTCTTGATCATGTCGACGATGTGCGGACGGCCGTCCTTCACCTTGTTGACGACCTTGACCGGCACGCCGGCCG is a window of Paraburkholderia phytofirmans OLGA172 DNA encoding:
- a CDS encoding RlmE family RNA methyltransferase, with the protein product MAKNKFNTAWLHDHINDPYVKMAQREGYRARAAYKLKEIDEQDKLIRPGQVIVDLGSVPGSWSQYARNKLAKGSQRDAEREGGIDGTIIALDILPMEPIADVHFIQGDFREDSVLHQLEELVGERQVDLVISDMAPNLSGVAVADAARIEHLCDIAMEFAQNHLKPDGALLVKCFHGSGYSQIVEKFKRQFKVVAARKPKASRDKSSETFILGKHLKRPA
- the ftsH gene encoding ATP-dependent zinc metalloprotease FtsH; translated protein: MNNNMFSKAAVWLVIALVLFTVFKQFDKPRVQEGVSYSQFMDDAKNGKVKNVIVQGRNLTVTPADGQKYQIVSPGDIWMVGDLMKYGVQVSGKADDEPNALVSALYYLGPTILIIGFWFYMMRQMQGGGKGGAFSFGKSRARLIDENNNAINFTDVAGCDEAKEEVSELVDFLRDPQKFQKLGGRIPRGVLLVGPPGTGKTLLARAIAGEAKVPFFSISGSDFVEMFVGVGAARVRDMFEQAKKHAPCIVFIDEIDAVGRHRGAGMGGGNDEREQTLNQMLVEMDGFEANSGVIVIAATNRSDVLDKALLRPGRFDRQVYVGLPDIRGREHIMKVHLRKVPISNDVDAAVIARGTPGFSGADLANLVNEAALFAARRGKRIVEMTDFEDAKDKIFMGPERKSAVIREESKRATAYHESGHAVIAKLLPKADPVHKVTIIPRGRALGVTWQLPEHDNETYSKDYLLDRLAILFGGRVAEELFLNLISTGASDDFNKATATARAMVARFGMTDALGPMVYVDDENDATPFGRGFTRTISEATQQKVDAEIRRVLDEQYNLAKRLLDENRDKVEAMTAALMEWETIDADQINDIMAGRPPRSPKSSPPSASDASSGGSPGTEVKPGSATAPA
- a CDS encoding DUF4149 domain-containing protein, with the translated sequence MPHRLFRLLTVVWVGSLLTIGYAVAPVLFTSLDRMTAGAVAAQLFRIEGVLGAVCGILLLVLANVLVRRGSEAYRRLRWLIAGMLVCVLVGYFALQPFMNAMRIAALEAGSDVGHSAYAARFGILHGVSSLFYLIESLLGVALVWKLPESVGVLTAEQGARSAAGKVTS
- the folP gene encoding dihydropteroate synthase — protein: MSKVEFPSLPIPEPLQCGRFKLTFERPLVMGILNVTPDSFSDGGKYAMRGDALRQAELMLLDGADIIDIGGESTRPGAPPVPLDEELERVIPLIEQLRGANVPLSIDTYKPEVMRRALAAGADLINDIWGFRMPGAVDAVRDSECGLCVMHMFGEPQTMQLREPDYQDVVGEVRQFLEERVAALQQAGIARARISVDPGFGFGKAVVEDNYALLAHLPDTAPRAEPPYPILAGMSRKSMVGAVVGRPAPERVAGSIAAAVCAAERGAAILRVHDVAQTVDALKVWAAMRDAANHGRARG
- a CDS encoding YhbY family RNA-binding protein gives rise to the protein MPALKVSSDQRAELRSQAHALKPVVLVGAEGLTDAVLSEIKVHLGAHQLIKIRVFGDEREERIAIYEQICDTLNAAPIQHIGKLLVIWKPEAAAQPAVKAKRGALPSAREAAVEAKPGKGRAPRVVTVVKPSEIPMRKPKAKAVVVRGNERVTQGGNIKRAKKRQTSAKRAHQSSK
- the greA gene encoding transcription elongation factor GreA, coding for MSTVPLTKRGAEMLRDELQRLKSVERPSVINSIAEARAQGDLSENAEYDAAKEKQGFIEGRIAEIESKLAGAQVIDPAAVEADGRVVFGATVELEDLDSGASVKYQIVGDDEADIDHGLISISSPIARALIGKSEGDVASVQAPGGVREYEIIAVSYV